A stretch of DNA from Lotus japonicus ecotype B-129 chromosome 4, LjGifu_v1.2:
GAAAAGTAAAGCGTTATGCGTTTATGGGGCATAGTTGTTGGAGTTAAGCCTCATATGAGGACTAAAAGTGAGTTATTTCCCAAACATCAAGATCTTTTAGCAACTTTCTTTCgatgagggactaaaattaaatcTCGCTTTTTTCATCTGGACCAAAAACATCGTTAACCCAAAAGTAAAGTAGTGCCATTAGGATTAGTGACATAACTTTATGCATCTTTTTACCTTGTACCAAATGAGAGTCTGATCCATAATATTCCctagtagggatgacaatgggtccaATACCCAttgggtacccgcaaaaaatacccacaacgggtagggtaaaaacccgctagatgggtatggggttgggtatgggtaaaTACCCCAAAAAATTAATGGGtacgggtgcgggtatgggcactatagtacccaacccgccccatacccgcacacatattATACATATACATACATACACATAATTAGTagtatattttaataaacttaAAGTATAACTTCCTaacttcttttaaaaaatacgTAAGTGAagtcttaatattatatatacagTTCATAATTATTcttacttatttttaaaataaattattaaccaGCAACTTTAGGAGTTTATTAATAATCTAAATTTACAAATTTAAAGCTTCAACTCTcgcttattttttttatataaaatttataccTATTCCAATGATTTTACTTCTTAAACATTCGGATGAtcgtttgtatttttaatttatgctttttattttataataaaatttatattttgattttttaatgaaGAAAGTTAAATTTTCGCTAGCTAAATTGTGGGTAacgggtacgggtacgggcatataggtacccacAGGGTACAGGGACGGGCATCCGGGTTGCCACCCACGCaggtatggggacgggtacgggtactttttgaaaacgcgggtatggggatgggtactatagtaccctacccaaaccctacccattgccatccctattcCCTAGTTTAGTTCATTCAACATCACTGCTATTTTGTCCATTGTATACAAAAAATTAACACACAAACACCGTGACTCTTCCTCACTGCATTAAGAGACTCTTCCTGGTAACAGaatgtaaaatttatttgaaaACCTGATATCCCCATGTAGAATTGGTCAAATTAAGAGACTGTTCCTAATATAGAGATGTCAGATGAGTTTTGAGCATGTATGCTTGTGTATATGAAGGAAACTTCCAAGACTATATCGTCTTATGCATAACGCGTCCAGTACGTCTAACAATTCTAATTGAAGAATTTCAATCATCCTGAACATGTCACAATCAAATCTTGAGAGTTATTGATATCTTCAAGGGAATATATCTTATAGAATGAAAAGGAAAGAGGGCATATATCTTATATTTGAAGTGTTAATTTCAACTACCACAAAAGAGCACAATCTGCAGAGCTAAACTGAGGACTTCATGTTTAGATGCCAAACTAATAGAAAGGAAGTTatattggaaaactcaacacaTTTGCCTGCAAGTCATAGTGTTAAGATTATTACTACTAGTTATATATTTAGCAATAGTTATCTACTCCAAGAGATCTACCTACAAAACTTAATTTGGTTTTGCTAAGGCAACTACATTTTGGTTCATAGCAATTTGGAATGATACATTTTGGTCTCAACACTAAGAAGTTAATCATGCCAGCACCAATTGCTAAATGAGCATACAAAAACCAacaacaaaccaaaagaaaagagacaaCAATAAACGAGCCCATGACATTAGTGAAACACAAGCATGACATTACCCTATTAAAAGTTCAACATAAGGGAATGAAATCATTAAAGCAGGTTCAGAAACATTAGAACATAGTTACAACCACTATACAGGGGTTGCAAACTACAAGTCTAAGACTGGATTTGggataaaagaaacaaaaggaaACCAACAGAAAGGGAACTGACACAGAAGAGGAAAGCGCTTTGACACTTGAGAAACCACCACAAAGGCGCAGGACAAGATGCAGGGTTGACTCCTTCAAGATATTGTAATCTGCCAAAGTCCTGCCATCCTCCAACTGCTTCCCAGCCTTACGAAAGATCAAAAATCGAATCATCGTATTGAGCCTTACGCTTTAGATACAATAACTTGTCATTGGGATCGTCACTGTCTTCCAGACACGCAAGAGTATGATCTAATTCTTCATAGTGATGGATACATACCCTATTAGGGTTAAGAAAACTACCACATCCACAGCGACATCCGCAAATACTACATTTAGTACGTGCAtaagaatcatcatcatcatcatcatcaacaagtTTGTTTGGCTCTATCTCTGTgctttcttcatcatcatcatcagcagcAAGTTTGTTTGGCTCTATCTCTGTgctttcttcatcatcatcatcagcagcAAGTTTGTTTGGCTCTATCTCTGTgctttcttcatcatcatcatcatcagaatcatcatcatcatcagcaagTTTGTTTGGCTCTATCtctgtgctttcttcttctcctccggCTTTCTTCACTTGACTGTTGGTGGTCATCTTGGCCTTCACATTATCAATGGTGTCAATGGTGTCGTCAAGGTTGATGGTTCTCAGTGACAAGGTCTCCTTGGAGACGTCGTGGATGTCAAAGATAATCCTTTGCATATGAGCTGGGATGCCTTCCTTCTCTTCGATCTTAGCTTTGATGCTGTCAATGGAATCAGAACCCTTCACCTCGACAGGGATGTAGTCACCGGACAAGGTTCGTAGTAAGATTTGCATCTGTTGAAAACAATAGAGCAAAACATTGGAAATAAAATCACAAACCCTAATAATatcaaactaaaacataaccCTAAATGACAAAATTTGGGAAAGAATCAAAATTAGTGAACGCGTTGAGCAGAATAATTGAACCAGTAAAATTAACAACGAAAATCTAGACAGACAGGATAATGGAATTGTAAGAATGGAAAATTGGGAAAAGGATTGAATCTCAAAACCCTAATATCCAACAGAAGCAATTGAAATTTTCGAAATTGATAGGGGAAAGAACTGAACGTATAATTGACTACGAAAACACAGACAATATAACAAACAAGATTAAACCTAATCAGATTGTATGAAGGAGTGAGAGAAAATTGAGACAAACCTTGAGAGAACGAACAAGAGGAACGGCGAGAATGAAATTAGGTTTGCGTGAATCTATCTACAATCTACATCTACAATATATAGAGTAAAAGAAGGCCTTGAGAGTACACATGTCACACTTCTCTCTCTCCGTTTTAACTAACTAGAAATTTCAAAATGTGTTTTCTGTagcaaaaaaaatataccaTGTTTACTATTTTTATTCCGTAAATTATAGCTCAAGTCGTAGTGAGGATAAATGGGTTGAAGACGTGTGTCCAAGTATTTCCATGAAGATGATTCTAAATGCTTTTTTCAATGTACTCAAACAAAACATACCATAATTTGTAGCCTGTCCATCCTTTTAATCCTTCTAAATTTTTGTTTGTATTGACCTTATATAGCCTGGTGTCTTCCagtgttgttaatggcggatagcgtcGGGTAGCGGCGAGCCCAAAATCCGCAATAGCGCTATAGCGTGTAGCGCTATGGCCGCTACgctgaaggaggaggaggaagaaggcaGCAATAGATCTATGTTTTCATCGtgaaaaacagagggagaacgCAGAAGCAAGGTTGAAGAAGAGTAAAACGCAGCGTTCCATTTAAAGAAACTATGAAAGCCCCAAAATGCCCTTAAAAAGTTTAAAATTATGTTTAAATCTGAGGGCATTTTGGGGTTTTCCCTCCGAACAGTAGGGTTTTTATTCTCACTTGAAACACTGCGTTTCACTAAAGAAATGAAAACCTCAAATTACCCTTAAAAAGTTTAACCTAATGTTTAAATATGGGTAACTTGGGGTTTTCGTCCTGaaaattagggtttttcctCCTTCTTTCTTCCTTGCGCCGCAATGGCGCCGCTCCAGACGCGATTGCGGCCGCTACCGCCGCGACGCGATTTCCGCACCGCAACGACCTCCAGCGTAGCGGTCAACCACCGCTCTGCCACGCAGCGCCGCTATTGTGCCGTAATCGCGCGCTATTGACAACACTGGTGTCTTCAAGTTGAGTAATCTGCATATGGAGATGATCACATGAATTCAATGCTTTAAATAGGCTTAATTAAGCTTTTGGTCCCTGAAATATACCCCTTCGTCGTTTTTAGTCCTTGAGAAATTTTTTCGACGTTTTAAATCCTTAACATATCtaatattttgtttttcatcCCTGCCGTTAAGTTATCCGTCCAttccgttaaaaaaaaaaaaaaaaaacagaaatccAGATATTATATgattattcatcttcttcattcatccTTTGATTTTCTGAAAAGAcctaaaaacaaaatcaattttttttcccaTAACTCATCCTAGATCTGAAAGTGGAAGTACTCCCTCACCACTTCCTTGTCATTTCCGCCGAATCCCCCGCTGACCACCGCGATATGGTGGTCCAGTCGATTGAATCCGAGAACGCCATTTTGATCATGCCTAGGATGTAACACTGGGGGTTTCTGTTATGTTTTATTCTCATTAGAGAACTATATATTTTCTCTAaatgttttggatttatgtgGTTGGCCTTTGTGCCTAATTCGGTAGATTGTTGTCCGCTGCGTTATATGCATGAATCATTatttatgattattattttggTGATTTGAATAATGTATATCCTCTAATGCATGTTTTACTctgattaattattattatatatatatatttggggTTAGAGGGTGTTACGTTATGCacttaaataatataattatatgaaatttttttcaataataaTGACTAAACACATTTTGAAATTTCTAGTTTTTGACATATTGGTGATCTTTTGCAGCCTGTGCATCTCAACCACTTCTCACTACTAAAAAAACACGATTGGAAATGAGCGACGGAATCAGCGACGGATCGACGTTTTGGAAATGAACATTCAGTTTTagaatttagcgacggattttacCCCTCGCTGTTGTTTCGTCGCTAATTCCCTCGCTAAttccattttattattttataggctaaaatgcatttttggcccctaatgtttcaagtttgtgcaaattctgcccctactctatttttgttgaCATTtatacccctcatgttttcaaacagtgcaccctCTACCCCTCCGccagtcaggctttctcaggagaggttcctgagtggattggagagatgaagaggagtatatgaagttgatgatgatcaaggaaatgatataaattaaatttgcttgatgtatatatcaattatgtatgtaactgaactggttaaatgcatgttttgctacttacaggtcttgagtttgaatctcccatgcccctttttccaatttcacttgtaatttccacgtggcaggtcaaaaaattattaaaaaaaaagtcaaatcagctCATACCGTTAGTTTgttaacgtctgactgacggaggggtagacggtgcactgtttgaaaacatgaggggtagaaacatcgacatcgacaaaaatagagtaggggcagaatttgcacaaacttaaaacatcaggtgccaaaagtgctttttaaccTATTTTATATTGcaaattagcgacggatttacGCCGTCGCTGATGACCTCCCGTCGCTAATTCCCTCGGTAAATTTTGTAAGAAGTTAGCGACGGAAAGCTAACAgaaattccgtcgctaaatatattatttttaaaaatgaataattttCCTCCAGATTCGAACCTGGGACTTGTCTCCAAAAGGGAAGGCCTTAGCCATTTGAACTAGATgatatattttgtaatatgtaatgaaataagtaTATTTAACTTTAGAAACACTCCGAGGTTAAAATATTTCCAAACACTCATGCTCACTAACACACTCAGATCGAAACCTCTCCTCTCACATGGCCGCCGCCCTCTCATCTCACCGACCGTGCACCGCCACCGCTCCCTTCCACGCCCAGCCGCCGCCGGCTGTAGGtcccctctccctctctcactcCCAGCCGCtctcttgctctctctctccctctgcAGATCTTCAACCGCGCCCAAATCTCCAGATCTCGCGCGTCCTCTCCCTCTGCCACTGTTCCTTCGTTGCACCGCCGCTCAGCCAACGCCTCCTTCATCTTGTGTGTCGAAGCCACACACAGCAACTTTCAAACCCCTTCGCGTGTCTGACTCTCACATGGCCGCCGCCTTCTCCTTCTCCACCGCTCGTCGCTCGCAAACCACCACAAGCTTAAGGGAAAACTCGTGAACCCTCATCCTCCATCGCCGGTTAACGAAAACGAAAATTTCTCAGGTAattgaaattcttcttcttccgttCACCATTTCAAAtgcaaataatttataaaaaaagcaTACTTTAGGAGGAAGTTGATACAATCATTAGAGTTAGTAAAATGAAAATATAGACCAAGTTGTTTAG
This window harbors:
- the LOC130712372 gene encoding ubiquitin-NEDD8-like protein RUB2, coding for MQILLRTLSGDYIPVEVKGSDSIDSIKAKIEEKEGIPAHMQRIIFDIHDVSKETLSLRTINLDDTIDTIDNVKAKMTTNSQVKKAGGEEESTEIEPNKLADDDDDSDDDDDEESTEIEPNKLAADDDDEESTEIEPNKLAADDDDEESTEIEPNKLVDDDDDDDSYARTKCSICGCRCGCGSFLNPNRVCIHHYEELDHTLACLEDSDDPNDKLLYLKRKAQYDDSIFDLS